In Epinephelus lanceolatus isolate andai-2023 chromosome 13, ASM4190304v1, whole genome shotgun sequence, the following are encoded in one genomic region:
- the alkal2a gene encoding aLK and LTK ligand 2a — protein sequence MSGLRKHVTMGLVLLMCTLTGHCSESAPSAAPAAAGRDLRRMVEIVRHVEENRGRHSAKTEAPLTSRVRSTPVEPRDLLRVDRGDQAVVVFPRDVKKKEKFLKHITGPLYFSPKCRKHVYRLYHHTRDCTIPAYFKRCARLLTRLAGSPQCTEG from the exons ATGAGCGGACTGCGTAAGCACGTCACTATGGGACTGGTGCTACTGATGTGCACGCTGACCGGCCACTGCAGCGAGAGCGCGCCCTCGGCGGCCCCGGCAGCAGCCGGCAGGGACTTGAGGCGGATGGTGGAGATCGTGAGGCATGTGGAGGAGAACCGGGGTCGCCACAGCGCGAAAACGGAAGCCCCGTTAACATCACGGGTGAGGAGTACTCCGGTGGAACCGAGGGATTTACTGAGAGTAGACAGAGGGGATCAAGCTGTCG TCGTATTCCCCAGAGATGTCAAAAAGAAGGAGAAGTTCCTAAAACATATAACAG GTCCGCTTTACTTCAGTCCCAAGTGCAGGAAGCATGTGTACAGGCTCTACCACCACACCAGAGACTGCACGATACCTGCAT ACTTCAAAAGATGTGCACGGCTTCTCACAAGACTAGCCGGCAGCCCGCAGTGCACAGAGGGGTAA